A stretch of the Comamonas testosteroni TK102 genome encodes the following:
- the frr gene encoding ribosome recycling factor, whose protein sequence is MTIAEIKKNTETKMGQSIEALKNNLARVRTGRANPALLDAIHVEYYGSMVPLSQVANVSLLDSRTISVQPWEKNMAAKVEKAIRESDLGLNPASMGDLIRVPMPPMSEERRKEMTKLARNEGENGKIAIRNLRRDANESVKKLVKDKEASEDDQKRSEAEIQKITDKHIAEVDTLVAAKEQDIMAV, encoded by the coding sequence ATGACGATCGCTGAAATCAAAAAGAACACCGAAACCAAGATGGGCCAGTCCATCGAGGCTTTGAAGAACAACCTGGCGCGCGTGCGCACCGGCCGTGCAAACCCCGCGCTGCTGGACGCCATTCACGTCGAGTACTACGGCTCCATGGTGCCCCTGTCCCAGGTGGCCAATGTGTCCCTGCTGGACTCCCGCACCATCAGCGTGCAGCCCTGGGAAAAGAACATGGCCGCCAAGGTGGAAAAGGCCATTCGCGAAAGCGATCTGGGTCTGAATCCCGCCTCCATGGGTGACCTGATCCGCGTGCCCATGCCTCCCATGAGTGAAGAGCGCCGCAAGGAAATGACCAAGCTCGCCCGCAACGAAGGTGAGAACGGCAAGATTGCCATCCGCAACCTGCGCCGCGATGCCAATGAAAGCGTGAAGAAGCTGGTCAAGGACAAAGAGGCCTCTGAAGACGATCAGAAGCGCTCCGAAGCCGAAATCCAGAAGATCACCGACAAGCACATTGCCGAGGTCGACACGCTGGTGGCGGCCAAGGAGCAGGACATCATGGCGGTCTGA
- the pyrH gene encoding UMP kinase: MSNAIPAHKRILLKLSGEALMGDDQFGINRATIERMVAEIVEVTKVGVQVAVVIGGGNIFRGVAGGSVGMDRATADYMGMLATVMNALALADAMDKQGLTARVMSAIGIEQVVEPYVRPKALQYLEEGKVVVFAAGTGNPFFTTDTAAALRGAEIGAEVVLKATKVDGVYTADPVKDPSATRYDKLAFDEAISRNLGIMDATAFALCRDQKLPIRVFSIVKPGALKRVVMGEDEGTLVYA; encoded by the coding sequence ATGTCCAACGCCATTCCAGCACACAAGCGCATCTTGCTCAAGCTGTCGGGGGAGGCGTTAATGGGAGATGACCAGTTCGGCATCAACCGTGCAACCATTGAGCGCATGGTTGCCGAGATCGTGGAAGTGACCAAGGTGGGTGTGCAGGTTGCCGTGGTGATCGGCGGCGGCAATATCTTCCGTGGCGTGGCAGGTGGCTCAGTCGGCATGGATCGTGCGACTGCCGACTATATGGGCATGCTGGCCACGGTGATGAATGCCCTGGCCCTGGCCGACGCCATGGACAAGCAGGGCCTGACGGCGCGCGTGATGTCGGCCATCGGTATCGAGCAGGTGGTGGAGCCCTATGTGCGCCCCAAGGCGCTGCAGTACCTTGAAGAGGGCAAGGTCGTGGTGTTCGCTGCCGGTACGGGCAACCCCTTCTTCACCACCGACACCGCAGCTGCGCTGCGTGGTGCTGAAATCGGCGCCGAAGTCGTGCTCAAGGCCACCAAGGTGGACGGCGTGTACACGGCCGACCCGGTCAAGGATCCCTCGGCCACGCGCTACGACAAGCTGGCTTTCGATGAAGCCATCTCGCGCAACCTGGGCATCATGGATGCCACGGCTTTCGCGCTGTGCCGCGACCAGAAGCTGCCGATCCGCGTGTTCTCCATCGTCAAGCCCGGCGCACTCAAGCGCGTGGTCATGGGTGAAGACGAAGGCACTCTGGTGTACGCTTGA
- the tsf gene encoding translation elongation factor Ts → MAITASMVAELRAKTDAPMMECKKALTEADGDMAKAEELLRVKLGTKAGKAASRVTAEGVVAAFIEGGKGGLIEVNSETDFVSKNDSFLAMANAAAKLVAEHNPADLDALGALAYEQDGYGPTLEDVRKGLIGKIGENMSFRRFKAFNGAGLAAYVHGTRIGVVVEFDGDAAAAKDVAMHVAAMKPVALTSADVPAELIAKERAVAEGKAAESGKPADIVAKMVEGSVQKYLKEVSLADQVFVKAADGKQTVAQMLKAANTNVKAFTMFVVGEGIEKKTDDFAAEVAAQVAAAKAGA, encoded by the coding sequence ATGGCAATTACTGCAAGCATGGTCGCCGAACTGCGCGCCAAGACCGACGCTCCCATGATGGAATGCAAGAAGGCTCTGACCGAAGCTGATGGCGATATGGCCAAGGCTGAAGAGCTGCTGCGCGTCAAGCTGGGTACCAAGGCTGGCAAGGCCGCTTCCCGCGTGACTGCTGAAGGCGTTGTGGCTGCTTTCATCGAAGGCGGCAAGGGCGGCCTGATCGAAGTGAACAGCGAAACCGACTTCGTGTCCAAGAACGACAGCTTCCTGGCCATGGCCAACGCCGCTGCCAAGCTGGTCGCCGAGCACAACCCCGCTGACCTGGACGCCCTGGGCGCCCTGGCCTACGAACAAGACGGCTACGGCCCCACTCTGGAAGATGTGCGCAAGGGCCTGATCGGCAAGATCGGCGAGAACATGTCTTTCCGTCGCTTCAAGGCTTTCAACGGCGCTGGCCTGGCTGCCTACGTGCACGGCACCCGCATCGGCGTGGTGGTCGAGTTCGACGGCGACGCTGCTGCTGCCAAGGACGTGGCCATGCATGTGGCTGCCATGAAGCCCGTGGCCCTGACTTCCGCTGACGTGCCTGCCGAGCTGATCGCCAAGGAACGCGCAGTGGCCGAAGGCAAGGCTGCCGAATCCGGCAAGCCCGCCGACATCGTCGCCAAGATGGTGGAAGGTTCCGTTCAGAAGTACCTGAAGGAAGTGTCCCTGGCCGACCAGGTCTTCGTGAAGGCTGCCGACGGCAAGCAAACCGTGGCCCAGATGCTCAAGGCTGCCAATACCAATGTGAAGGCGTTCACGATGTTTGTCGTGGGTGAAGGCATCGAGAAGAAGACCGATGACTTCGCCGCTGAAGTGGCTGCCCAGGTGGCAGCAGCCAAGGCTGGTGCTTAA
- the rpsB gene encoding 30S ribosomal protein S2 yields the protein MAVTMREMLEAGVHFGHQTRFWNPKMAPFIFGARNKIHIINLEKSLPMFQEAQKFAKQLTANGGTILMVGTKRQARELVAEEAKRAGVPFVDQRWLGGMLTNFKTVKTSIKRLKDMKAQQEAGLESMSKKEQLMFVRELEKLEKDIGGIQDMNGLPDAIFVIDVGFHKIAIAEAKKLGIPLIGVVDTNHNPEGIDYVIPGNDDSAKAVQLYAQGIADAILEGREARLNDVVKAAAGENGDEFVEVEESAA from the coding sequence ATGGCAGTAACAATGCGCGAGATGCTGGAAGCCGGCGTCCACTTCGGTCACCAAACCCGTTTCTGGAATCCCAAGATGGCTCCGTTCATCTTCGGCGCCCGTAACAAGATCCACATCATCAACCTGGAAAAGTCCCTGCCGATGTTCCAGGAAGCCCAGAAGTTCGCCAAGCAGCTGACTGCTAACGGCGGCACCATCCTGATGGTGGGTACAAAGCGTCAAGCCCGCGAGCTGGTGGCCGAAGAAGCCAAGCGCGCTGGCGTGCCCTTCGTCGACCAGCGCTGGCTGGGCGGCATGCTGACCAACTTCAAGACCGTCAAGACCTCCATCAAGCGTCTGAAGGACATGAAGGCTCAGCAAGAAGCTGGTCTGGAATCCATGTCCAAGAAGGAACAGCTGATGTTCGTTCGCGAACTGGAAAAGCTGGAAAAGGACATCGGCGGCATTCAGGACATGAACGGCCTGCCCGACGCCATCTTCGTGATCGATGTGGGCTTCCACAAGATCGCTATCGCTGAAGCCAAGAAGCTGGGCATTCCTCTGATCGGCGTGGTTGATACCAACCACAACCCCGAAGGCATCGACTACGTGATCCCTGGTAACGATGACTCCGCCAAGGCCGTGCAGCTGTACGCCCAAGGCATCGCCGACGCTATCCTGGAAGGCCGCGAAGCCCGTCTGAACGACGTGGTGAAGGCTGCTGCCGGTGAGAACGGCGACGAGTTCGTGGAAGTGGAAGAGTCCGCCGCCTAA
- a CDS encoding amidase — protein MQLDLSHLTLEIREGRQSAANLMQMSIAAAQSPLCANVFSQTFFDEARWAAAETPTTAPLAGLAISVKDLFDTRGARSAASSLVLQDAPVARADAAAVARLRAAGAAIIGRTHMVEFAFSGVGVNPHFGTPAALDARHPANPQLAPTWPARIPGGSSSGAAVSVASGAAWAALGSDTGGSIRIPAALNGLVGFKSTARLVPTEGTVPLSPTLDTACAITRSVRDAVLLHEILAERKVTKDERSLSQWRLAVPRPLFFEQIEPAVRSAFERSIAKLQAGGAQIEWIDLPELEELDAINIIGGFSPTESYAWHRHHLQDPAKAALYDPRVRSRIERGASMSAADYLDLLAARKRWIARMESAIADYDALLSPTTPITAPTIASVAPANGFDAAADLRRDEEFFRVNGLLLRNTSVVNMLDGCALSLPCHNPNELPMGLMIWHAALHDDAILNISAGIEAALHRV, from the coding sequence ATGCAACTCGACCTCAGTCACCTCACTCTCGAGATCCGCGAAGGCCGCCAAAGCGCCGCAAACCTCATGCAAATGAGCATTGCTGCCGCGCAAAGTCCCTTGTGCGCCAACGTTTTCAGCCAGACTTTCTTTGACGAGGCACGCTGGGCCGCTGCAGAAACACCAACGACTGCCCCCCTGGCCGGCCTGGCCATCTCGGTCAAGGATTTGTTTGACACCCGAGGCGCACGCAGTGCCGCCAGCTCCCTGGTGCTGCAGGATGCTCCTGTCGCCCGGGCAGACGCCGCGGCCGTCGCCCGCCTGCGCGCGGCAGGTGCCGCCATCATCGGCCGCACCCATATGGTCGAGTTCGCTTTTTCCGGCGTGGGTGTGAATCCGCATTTCGGTACCCCTGCCGCGCTGGATGCCCGCCACCCCGCCAATCCTCAGCTGGCCCCCACATGGCCGGCCCGCATTCCAGGCGGCTCCTCGTCAGGAGCAGCTGTATCCGTCGCCAGCGGCGCCGCCTGGGCGGCTCTGGGCTCGGACACCGGGGGCTCCATCCGCATTCCCGCTGCGCTCAATGGACTGGTGGGCTTCAAAAGCACGGCCAGGCTGGTGCCCACCGAAGGAACCGTGCCACTCTCGCCCACACTGGACACTGCCTGCGCCATTACGCGCAGCGTGCGCGATGCCGTGCTGCTGCACGAGATCCTGGCCGAGCGCAAAGTCACCAAGGACGAACGCAGCCTGAGCCAGTGGCGTCTGGCAGTGCCGCGCCCCCTGTTCTTCGAACAGATCGAACCCGCCGTGCGCAGCGCCTTCGAACGCAGCATCGCCAAGCTGCAAGCCGGCGGCGCGCAGATCGAATGGATTGACCTGCCCGAGCTGGAAGAGCTGGACGCCATCAACATCATCGGCGGCTTCTCGCCCACCGAAAGCTATGCCTGGCACCGGCACCATCTGCAGGATCCTGCCAAGGCCGCGCTCTACGATCCCCGGGTGCGCTCGCGCATAGAGCGCGGCGCGAGCATGAGCGCTGCCGACTATCTGGATCTGCTGGCCGCGCGCAAGCGCTGGATTGCCAGGATGGAGAGCGCCATTGCCGACTATGACGCCCTGCTCTCGCCGACCACGCCGATCACCGCCCCCACCATTGCATCCGTCGCCCCGGCCAACGGCTTCGATGCTGCGGCCGACCTCAGGCGTGACGAAGAATTTTTCCGCGTCAACGGCCTGCTGCTGCGCAATACCAGCGTGGTCAATATGCTGGATGGCTGCGCGCTGTCACTGCCGTGCCACAACCCGAACGAACTCCCCATGGGCCTGATGATCTGGCATGCCGCCCTGCATGACGACGCCATCCTGAATATCAGCGCGGGCATAGAAGCCGCGCTCCATCGCGTCTGA
- a CDS encoding NAD(P)H-hydrate dehydratase, whose amino-acid sequence MLRISPTDTPPASMAAGQGWPLFSAAATRQIEQDCARRLPPHRLMERAGLAIAKLALAIAPHAQRIWIACGPGNNGGDGFEAAAQLRTMLPHVRIMVSEVRAPAELPSDAQISRDKARQAGAQWLHDAPADLGPQDLCIDALLGIGLSPRPSGKASTEKQRLLQLLAQVRQCACAVLCVDLASGLDGDTGQYLREFAPGHIAASQPRHTLALLTLQPGLFTGQGRDACGQIWWDDLGCGIAGTPGMTTPAAARPTAHLSPPSSASSSARPHASHKGSFGDVAVLGGEGLGLRGLSMTGAAWLAALAALHAGAGRVMLALLDEALPQGIAHWPEIMLRRPAAQDWSQATVVCGCGGGEAVQAWLPHILSQAPQLVLDADALNAVAASPVLAQQLSQRAMQQLSTVLTPHPLEAARLLQTTTTQVQADRLQSCLQLARKFQCTVLLKGSGTVVANPQQQVWINASGNARLATGGTGDVLAGLIAALWAQGRSADMAAMEGAFRHGQLADRWPADRPFSASALAMHLGKQ is encoded by the coding sequence ATGCTGCGCATTTCTCCAACCGACACCCCGCCCGCTTCCATGGCTGCCGGCCAGGGCTGGCCGCTATTCAGCGCCGCCGCCACGCGCCAGATCGAGCAGGATTGCGCCAGACGCCTGCCTCCCCACCGACTGATGGAGCGTGCAGGCCTTGCCATCGCCAAACTGGCGCTGGCAATAGCCCCCCATGCACAACGAATCTGGATTGCCTGCGGCCCGGGCAACAACGGCGGCGACGGCTTTGAGGCGGCGGCGCAGCTCAGAACCATGCTGCCCCACGTGCGAATCATGGTCAGCGAGGTGCGCGCGCCTGCCGAGCTACCTTCCGACGCACAGATCTCCCGGGACAAGGCCAGGCAGGCTGGCGCGCAGTGGCTGCATGACGCGCCCGCCGATCTGGGGCCACAAGACCTGTGTATCGATGCACTGCTGGGCATCGGACTGAGCCCGCGCCCCTCTGGCAAGGCCTCGACTGAAAAGCAGCGCTTGCTGCAACTGCTGGCCCAGGTTCGGCAGTGCGCCTGCGCCGTACTCTGTGTCGACCTTGCCTCCGGCCTCGATGGCGATACCGGCCAGTATCTGAGGGAATTCGCGCCCGGCCATATCGCCGCCAGTCAACCGCGCCACACGCTTGCCTTGCTGACCCTGCAGCCCGGCCTGTTCACCGGCCAGGGACGCGATGCCTGCGGACAGATCTGGTGGGACGACCTGGGCTGCGGCATTGCCGGCACTCCCGGCATGACCACCCCCGCTGCAGCGCGGCCCACGGCGCATCTGAGCCCCCCCTCCTCCGCTTCCTCGAGTGCGCGCCCGCACGCCAGTCACAAAGGCAGTTTTGGCGATGTAGCCGTGCTTGGCGGCGAAGGCCTGGGCTTGCGCGGCCTGTCGATGACCGGCGCGGCCTGGCTGGCGGCACTGGCCGCACTGCACGCCGGAGCCGGCCGCGTCATGCTGGCCTTGCTGGACGAAGCACTACCGCAAGGCATTGCCCACTGGCCGGAAATCATGCTGCGACGGCCTGCAGCCCAGGACTGGAGCCAGGCCACCGTGGTCTGCGGCTGCGGTGGTGGCGAAGCCGTGCAGGCCTGGCTGCCCCACATACTGAGCCAGGCGCCACAGCTGGTACTGGATGCCGATGCACTCAATGCCGTCGCAGCCAGCCCAGTGCTAGCACAGCAGTTGAGCCAGCGTGCCATGCAGCAGCTGAGCACGGTCTTGACCCCCCACCCGCTGGAGGCCGCGCGCCTGCTGCAGACCACTACCACCCAAGTGCAAGCCGACCGCCTGCAGTCCTGCCTGCAGCTGGCCCGCAAATTTCAGTGCACGGTGCTGCTCAAGGGCTCGGGCACGGTTGTTGCCAACCCACAGCAGCAAGTCTGGATCAATGCCAGCGGCAATGCCCGCCTGGCCACGGGCGGCACGGGCGATGTGCTGGCCGGACTGATCGCCGCGCTATGGGCACAGGGTCGCAGTGCCGATATGGCTGCCATGGAGGGGGCCTTCCGCCACGGCCAGCTCGCGGATCGCTGGCCCGCAGACCGCCCGTTCAGCGCCAGTGCCCTGGCAATGCACCTGGGCAAGCAGTAA
- the rnr gene encoding ribonuclease R: MNPRAKVADMNEEILGTVQGHRDGHGFVVRDDGERDIYLPPNEMRAVLHKDRVQVRIARHDHRGRPEGRVVEIVERPDQPIIGRFLQESGVWLVAPEDKRYGQDILIPSNATGAAKPGQVVVVKLTEAPALFGQPVGRIVEVLGEVDDPGMEIEIAVRKYGVPHIFSDACLEQAKALPEKVRPADCKHRIDLTDIPLVTIDGEDARDFDDAVYCEPAKVGRSKGWRLLVAIADVSHYVTTGSAIDIDAYDRATSVYFPRRVIPMLPEKLSNGLCSLNPDVDRLCMVCDMLITAQGEIHAYQFYPAVMHSHARFTYTEVAAILANTRGAEAAKRKDRVQDLLNLYGVFQSLLKAREARGAVDFETTETQIVCDDNGRIEKIVPRTRNDAHKLIEEAMLAANVCSADFIDQSGQLGLFRVHDKPSLEKQEILRNYLKAMGVSMSISENPSTKEFQQIASATKDRPDSQQIHTMLLRSMMQAFYTPEGSGHFGLAFEAYTHFTSPIRRYPDLLVHRVIKAELNGTHYKLPSLPTPGEAEAKMAKRLASRVVAPGQKPRKRSAAKEFQAWEAAGLHCSANERRADEASRDVEAWLKCKYMREHLGEEFAGTVSSVTTFGVFVTLDAMYVEGLVHITELGGDYFRFDEARQELRGERSGVRYGIGARVRVQVSRVDLDGRRIDFRLVRDGEDGLVQSSRSGRGQAKDEGRGRRDSRDERSAGGYSDKWSRRDAKASRAQRNAAAEPAAAPEPDRSRQGRKAAKKAMLKSVNLAALEAEYAQAPKPEPVAEPVAVAVVAKPRKAAGRKQVAALLAPDAQPVSVAKPAAKPESKAVAKVAAKSVAKSAPKAPKAVAKPAARTKPAPASKTSKRKTER, translated from the coding sequence ATGAACCCTCGCGCAAAAGTTGCCGATATGAACGAAGAAATTTTGGGCACAGTGCAGGGCCACCGCGACGGTCACGGCTTCGTCGTCCGCGACGATGGTGAGCGTGACATCTACCTTCCCCCCAATGAAATGCGTGCGGTGCTGCACAAGGACCGGGTCCAGGTGCGCATTGCTCGCCATGATCATCGCGGTCGCCCCGAAGGGCGCGTGGTGGAAATCGTGGAGCGTCCCGATCAGCCCATCATTGGTCGCTTTCTGCAGGAAAGCGGTGTGTGGCTTGTGGCTCCCGAAGACAAACGCTACGGCCAGGACATTCTGATTCCTTCCAATGCCACGGGTGCTGCCAAACCGGGGCAGGTGGTGGTGGTGAAATTGACAGAGGCTCCGGCCCTGTTTGGTCAGCCAGTGGGGCGCATCGTCGAAGTGCTGGGCGAAGTGGATGACCCCGGCATGGAGATCGAGATTGCGGTGCGCAAGTATGGCGTGCCGCATATCTTCTCCGACGCCTGCCTGGAGCAGGCCAAAGCGCTGCCTGAAAAAGTCCGCCCCGCAGACTGCAAGCACCGCATCGACCTGACCGATATTCCCCTGGTCACCATCGACGGCGAAGATGCGCGCGACTTTGACGATGCCGTGTATTGCGAGCCTGCCAAGGTGGGGCGCAGCAAGGGCTGGCGCCTGCTGGTGGCAATTGCCGACGTGAGCCACTATGTGACCACGGGCAGCGCCATCGATATCGATGCCTACGACCGCGCCACCAGCGTGTACTTTCCGCGTAGGGTGATTCCCATGCTGCCGGAAAAGCTCAGCAACGGCCTGTGCTCGCTGAATCCCGACGTGGATCGGCTGTGCATGGTCTGCGACATGCTGATCACGGCGCAAGGCGAGATTCACGCCTATCAGTTCTACCCGGCAGTCATGCACAGCCATGCGCGCTTCACCTATACCGAGGTGGCGGCAATCCTGGCCAATACGCGGGGGGCGGAAGCGGCCAAGCGCAAGGATCGCGTGCAGGACTTGCTGAATCTGTATGGCGTCTTCCAGTCCCTGCTCAAGGCGCGCGAGGCGCGTGGTGCGGTGGACTTCGAGACGACCGAGACGCAGATCGTCTGCGACGACAACGGTCGCATAGAGAAGATCGTGCCGCGCACCCGCAACGATGCGCACAAGCTGATTGAGGAGGCCATGCTGGCGGCCAATGTCTGCAGCGCTGATTTCATCGACCAGAGCGGGCAGCTGGGGCTGTTCCGTGTGCACGACAAGCCTTCGCTGGAGAAGCAGGAAATCCTGCGCAACTACCTCAAGGCCATGGGCGTGAGCATGAGCATCAGCGAGAACCCTTCGACCAAGGAGTTCCAGCAGATTGCCAGTGCCACCAAGGACAGACCTGACTCGCAGCAGATTCACACCATGCTGCTGCGCTCCATGATGCAGGCCTTCTACACGCCGGAGGGCTCGGGTCACTTCGGCTTGGCCTTTGAGGCGTATACCCACTTCACCAGCCCGATTCGCCGTTACCCCGACTTGCTGGTGCACCGCGTGATCAAGGCGGAGCTGAACGGCACGCATTACAAGCTGCCCAGCCTGCCCACGCCGGGTGAGGCTGAAGCGAAGATGGCCAAGCGTCTGGCTTCGCGGGTGGTTGCGCCGGGTCAGAAGCCGCGCAAGCGTTCGGCGGCCAAGGAGTTTCAGGCCTGGGAAGCCGCCGGCCTGCACTGCAGTGCCAACGAGCGCCGCGCCGACGAGGCCAGCCGCGATGTGGAAGCCTGGCTCAAGTGCAAGTACATGCGCGAGCATCTGGGCGAGGAGTTCGCGGGCACGGTGTCCTCGGTGACGACCTTCGGTGTCTTTGTGACGCTGGATGCCATGTATGTGGAAGGTCTGGTGCATATCACCGAACTGGGCGGCGATTACTTCCGCTTCGACGAAGCCCGGCAGGAACTGCGCGGCGAGCGCTCGGGTGTTCGCTATGGCATCGGTGCACGAGTGCGCGTGCAAGTCAGTCGCGTTGATCTGGATGGACGTCGCATCGACTTCCGTCTGGTGCGCGACGGCGAGGACGGTCTGGTGCAGTCGTCCCGCAGCGGCCGCGGTCAGGCCAAGGATGAGGGGCGTGGTCGCCGTGATTCGCGTGACGAGCGCAGTGCGGGCGGCTATTCCGACAAGTGGAGTCGTCGTGACGCCAAGGCCAGTCGTGCGCAGCGCAATGCTGCTGCAGAGCCTGCTGCTGCGCCGGAGCCCGATCGCTCCAGGCAAGGTCGTAAGGCAGCCAAGAAGGCCATGCTGAAAAGCGTGAATCTGGCGGCGCTGGAGGCGGAATACGCGCAGGCTCCCAAGCCCGAGCCTGTAGCGGAGCCCGTTGCTGTGGCCGTGGTTGCCAAGCCGCGCAAGGCGGCAGGCAGGAAGCAGGTTGCCGCCTTGCTTGCGCCTGATGCGCAACCTGTCTCCGTTGCCAAGCCAGCGGCCAAGCCCGAATCCAAGGCTGTGGCCAAGGTGGCGGCGAAGTCTGTGGCGAAATCGGCGCCCAAGGCTCCAAAGGCGGTAGCCAAGCCCGCAGCGCGTACCAAGCCCGCGCCGGCAAGCAAAACCAGCAAGCGCAAGACCGAACGCTGA